One Streptomyces mobaraensis NBRC 13819 = DSM 40847 DNA segment encodes these proteins:
- a CDS encoding DEAD/DEAH box helicase yields the protein MTFPPTPTAVEAALLARCSAAFLPAEPPGAGRVAFWRPDGTAPDARGPVEEVTVGSGAAPTEVSALVLPVRAALPALTRARASGAGETAAFWGTAAVLALQLAARGRLFPGAGDAAPLAPEDLRRVGELAATMPPAAGPHPSPAPERLVLAFLDAVADGLPRSPAAVPAPRHRPAPGPAAPEPPPQTAPTAVRLSLRVEAHGLTATGDHDTGPRLRAVVQVHDLADPALVADAAEVWSGTSPAASLHGPGVRAGVRLALRRAARAWPVLERLLPAAAPDALELTDAETVELLGPAATALDATGVEVHWPRELARTLTAHAVVGPPEGDDGPARPDRRPSGPPAFSAASLMEFRWGHALGGTELSRADLDRLAEARRPVVRLRDRWVLVDPAAVRRARERRPRPVAPVEALGIALTGRAATGTGRDETVAARPTGRLAGLRDLIADPGAAREPVPHPAGLAATLRDHQLHGLAWLDRMTSLGLGCCLADDMGLGKTVTLIALHLRRRTRPDAAGPALVVCPASVLGTWQREIERFAPGVPVRRFHGTSRSLTGLSADEFVLTTYGTMRRAADDLKDTEWGLVVADEAQHVKNPHSATARRLRAIPGRARVALTGTPVENDLTELWAILDWTTPGLLGPLDAFRRRHARAVESGTDPDAARRLAALVRPFLLRRRKSDPGIAPELPPKAETDRVAALTAEQAGLYEAVVRERLAEITEADGPRRRGLVVGLLTSLKQICNHPAQYLKEDAADAAPRLAGRSGKLELLDGLLDTALAEDASVLVFTQYVRMARLLERHLADRGVPARLLHGGTPVAGREELVRRFQGGELPVLLLSLRAAGTGLNLTRAEHVVHFDRWWNPAVEAQATDRAHRIGQTRPVRVHRLVTEGTVEDRIAELLRRKQALADAVLTAGDDAATPLTELTDAELAELVTLRSPCP from the coding sequence GTGACCTTTCCCCCCACCCCGACCGCCGTCGAGGCCGCCCTGCTCGCCCGCTGCTCCGCCGCCTTCCTGCCGGCCGAGCCGCCCGGCGCGGGCCGCGTGGCCTTCTGGCGACCGGACGGTACGGCTCCCGACGCGCGCGGCCCCGTGGAGGAGGTGACGGTCGGTTCCGGCGCGGCCCCGACGGAGGTGAGCGCCCTGGTCCTGCCCGTACGCGCCGCCCTGCCCGCCCTCACCCGCGCCCGCGCGTCGGGCGCCGGCGAGACCGCCGCCTTCTGGGGAACCGCCGCCGTTCTGGCCCTGCAACTGGCCGCGCGCGGAAGGCTGTTCCCGGGGGCGGGCGACGCCGCGCCCCTCGCCCCCGAGGACCTCCGACGCGTCGGCGAACTGGCCGCCACCATGCCGCCCGCGGCGGGCCCGCACCCCTCACCCGCTCCGGAGCGGCTGGTCCTCGCCTTCCTCGACGCCGTAGCCGACGGCCTCCCCCGCTCCCCCGCCGCCGTACCCGCACCACGGCACCGGCCGGCCCCCGGCCCCGCGGCCCCGGAACCCCCGCCGCAGACCGCCCCCACGGCCGTCCGGCTCTCCCTCCGCGTCGAGGCCCACGGCCTGACGGCGACCGGCGACCACGACACCGGACCCCGTCTCCGGGCCGTCGTCCAGGTGCACGACCTCGCCGACCCGGCGCTGGTCGCCGACGCCGCAGAGGTGTGGTCAGGCACCTCTCCGGCCGCGTCCCTCCACGGCCCGGGCGTCCGGGCCGGCGTCCGGCTCGCCCTGCGCCGCGCCGCCCGCGCCTGGCCCGTCCTGGAGCGGCTGTTGCCGGCAGCCGCCCCGGACGCGCTCGAGCTGACCGACGCGGAGACCGTCGAGCTGCTCGGCCCCGCCGCCACGGCCCTGGACGCGACCGGCGTCGAGGTGCACTGGCCGCGCGAGTTGGCCCGTACCCTCACGGCGCACGCCGTCGTCGGTCCGCCGGAGGGCGACGACGGGCCGGCGCGCCCGGACCGCCGCCCGTCCGGGCCGCCCGCCTTCTCCGCCGCCTCGCTGATGGAGTTCCGCTGGGGGCACGCCCTCGGCGGGACGGAGCTGAGCCGCGCCGACCTCGACCGGCTCGCCGAGGCGCGCCGCCCGGTGGTACGGCTGCGGGACAGGTGGGTGCTGGTCGACCCGGCCGCCGTCCGCCGCGCCCGGGAGCGGCGCCCCCGCCCGGTCGCCCCGGTCGAGGCCCTGGGCATCGCCCTCACCGGCCGGGCCGCCACCGGAACGGGCCGCGACGAGACGGTGGCGGCCCGCCCGACCGGCCGGCTGGCCGGCCTCCGGGACCTGATCGCCGACCCCGGTGCCGCCCGGGAGCCGGTGCCCCACCCCGCCGGCCTCGCCGCCACCCTGCGCGACCACCAGCTCCACGGCCTCGCCTGGCTGGACCGCATGACCTCGCTCGGGCTCGGCTGCTGCCTGGCCGACGACATGGGGCTCGGCAAGACCGTCACCCTCATCGCCCTGCACCTGCGCCGCCGCACCCGGCCGGACGCGGCGGGCCCGGCGCTCGTCGTCTGCCCCGCCTCCGTCCTGGGCACCTGGCAGCGGGAGATCGAGCGCTTCGCCCCCGGCGTTCCCGTCCGCCGCTTCCACGGCACGTCCCGCTCCCTGACCGGTCTGTCGGCCGACGAGTTCGTCCTCACGACCTATGGCACGATGCGGCGCGCCGCCGACGACCTCAAGGACACCGAGTGGGGCCTGGTGGTCGCCGACGAGGCCCAGCATGTCAAGAATCCGCACTCCGCCACCGCCCGTCGGCTGCGCGCGATCCCCGGGCGGGCCCGTGTCGCGCTCACCGGCACCCCCGTGGAGAACGACCTCACCGAGCTCTGGGCCATCCTCGACTGGACGACGCCCGGCCTCCTCGGCCCGCTGGACGCGTTCCGCCGCCGCCACGCCCGGGCCGTCGAGTCCGGCACCGACCCGGACGCGGCCCGCCGCCTCGCCGCGCTCGTCCGCCCGTTCCTGCTGCGCCGCCGTAAGTCCGACCCGGGCATCGCGCCCGAGCTCCCGCCCAAGGCGGAGACCGACCGCGTCGCCGCGCTCACGGCCGAACAGGCCGGACTCTACGAGGCGGTGGTGCGCGAACGGCTCGCCGAGATCACGGAGGCCGACGGGCCCCGGCGGCGCGGGCTGGTCGTCGGACTCCTGACGAGCCTGAAGCAGATCTGCAACCACCCGGCCCAGTACCTCAAGGAGGACGCAGCGGACGCAGCGCCGCGCCTCGCGGGCCGCTCGGGCAAGCTGGAGCTGCTGGACGGGCTGCTCGACACCGCCCTCGCCGAGGACGCGAGCGTGCTCGTCTTCACCCAGTACGTACGGATGGCCCGGCTCCTCGAACGGCATCTCGCCGACCGCGGCGTGCCCGCGCGCCTCCTGCACGGCGGCACTCCCGTGGCCGGCCGGGAGGAGCTGGTCCGGCGCTTCCAGGGCGGTGAACTGCCGGTCCTCCTGCTGTCGTTGCGAGCCGCCGGCACGGGCCTGAACCTCACCCGCGCCGAGCACGTCGTGCACTTCGACCGCTGGTGGAACCCCGCCGTCGAGGCCCAGGCCACCGACCGCGCCCACCGCATCGGGCAGACCCGGCCCGTACGCGTGCACCGGCTGGTCACCGAGGGCACCGTCGAGGACCGGATCGCGGAACTGCTGCGCCGCAAACAGGCGCTGGCCGACGCGGTGCTGACGGCCGGGGACGACGCGGCGACCCCGCTGACGGAACTGACCGACGCCGAACTGGCCGAGCTGGTGACCCTCCGGTCGCCATGCCCCTGA
- a CDS encoding Hsp20/alpha crystallin family protein codes for MLMRTDPFRELDRLTQQLLGTTGTWSRPSPMPMDAYREGDEYVIALDLPGVSTDAIDIDVERNMLTVKAERRPAVKADSVQMELSERPLGVFSRQVMLADTLDTEHIKADYEAGVLTLRIPIAERAKPRKITISGGEQPKQISG; via the coding sequence ATGTTGATGCGCACCGACCCGTTCCGCGAGCTCGACCGGCTCACCCAGCAGCTCCTGGGGACGACCGGTACGTGGTCGAGGCCGTCCCCGATGCCGATGGACGCCTACCGCGAGGGCGACGAGTACGTCATCGCGCTGGACCTCCCGGGTGTCTCCACGGACGCCATCGACATCGACGTCGAGCGGAACATGCTGACCGTCAAGGCCGAGCGGCGGCCCGCCGTGAAGGCGGACTCCGTGCAGATGGAGCTCTCCGAGCGGCCGCTGGGCGTCTTCTCCCGCCAGGTGATGCTCGCCGACACCCTCGACACCGAGCACATCAAGGCCGACTACGAGGCGGGGGTGCTGACCCTGCGCATCCCGATCGCCGAGCGCGCCAAGCCCCGCAAGATCACCATCTCCGGCGGGGAGCAGCCCAAGCAGATCAGCGGCTGA
- a CDS encoding DUF2267 domain-containing protein, translating to MRNDAFLEAVRERGAYASRQEADRAARVVLALLGAHLVGEERNRLAARLPETYALILLNPLPAAEPLSAERFVRAAAAWIEGATEETALWDTGAVLSVVAEAVDADLMRRILLQLPPGYDLLFGRPGEA from the coding sequence ATGAGGAACGACGCGTTCCTGGAGGCGGTCCGGGAACGGGGCGCGTACGCGTCGCGGCAGGAGGCGGACCGGGCGGCCCGGGTCGTCCTCGCGCTGCTCGGCGCGCACCTCGTGGGGGAGGAACGGAACAGGCTGGCCGCGCGGCTGCCCGAGACCTACGCCCTGATCCTCCTCAATCCACTGCCGGCCGCCGAGCCGCTGAGCGCGGAACGGTTCGTCCGCGCGGCGGCGGCCTGGATCGAGGGGGCGACCGAGGAGACGGCCCTGTGGGACACGGGCGCCGTGCTCAGCGTGGTGGCCGAGGCCGTCGACGCCGACCTGATGCGGCGGATCCTGCTACAGCTCCCGCCGGGCTACGACCTCCTCTTCGGCCGCCCCGGGGAGGCGTGA
- a CDS encoding DUF2267 domain-containing protein: MTWHDLVRRIRAAGRYTTDGEAEDVLRAVLAVLGGHVTGEERCELTALLPPEAGAVLAGSIPLTQPLTAPQFVEAVATALDTAPPSARWATGTVLTELAQTAGEELTGRILAQLPRGYALLFGRVELAPAA; this comes from the coding sequence ATGACCTGGCACGACCTCGTGCGGCGGATACGCGCCGCGGGCCGGTACACCACCGACGGGGAGGCGGAGGACGTCCTGCGGGCCGTCCTGGCCGTCCTGGGTGGACACGTCACCGGTGAGGAACGCTGTGAACTGACGGCGCTCCTGCCCCCCGAGGCCGGTGCGGTCCTGGCGGGCAGCATCCCGCTCACCCAGCCGCTGACCGCCCCCCAGTTCGTCGAGGCCGTCGCCACCGCCCTGGACACCGCCCCGCCGTCCGCCCGGTGGGCCACCGGCACCGTCCTCACCGAACTCGCCCAGACGGCCGGGGAGGAGCTCACGGGCCGGATCCTCGCCCAGCTGCCCCGGGGCTACGCCCTCCTTTTCGGCCGCGTCGAACTGGCGCCCGCGGCTTGA
- a CDS encoding TolB family protein produces the protein MRRAHRIVVLLVAVLVLGGVALGATLHAADRAAEKDRVQAGGPEVRSGDVVLGTPGRAVFRNMAWGPHRDELTSVPEADPSGPRTASGVRCLRFHSDAGTGVCLQAVHGALRDGYRAVVLDAHLRELRRYALAGIPSRARVAPGGRVVAWTVFVSGDSYAGGSFSTRTSILDLRSGRLDRSLETYRFFLDGKEHRAADLNVWGVTFADDDHFYATVATGGRTHLVRGDRAAGTLRALHTNVECPSLSPDGTRVAYKKRVAGASSDAPWRLYVLDLRTLRETATAERRNIDDQAVWRDGHTLVYSLPGDYGSDLWTVPADGSGRPRTLMEAALAPAFTPVRRG, from the coding sequence GTGAGGCGCGCGCACCGGATCGTCGTACTGCTCGTCGCGGTCCTCGTCCTGGGCGGTGTGGCCCTCGGCGCGACCCTGCACGCGGCGGACCGCGCGGCGGAGAAGGACCGCGTCCAGGCCGGCGGCCCGGAGGTGCGCTCCGGCGACGTGGTGCTCGGGACACCGGGCCGCGCGGTCTTCCGCAACATGGCCTGGGGGCCGCACCGGGACGAACTCACCTCCGTGCCGGAGGCGGACCCGTCCGGTCCGCGCACCGCCTCGGGCGTGCGGTGCCTGCGGTTCCACTCCGACGCGGGCACCGGCGTCTGCCTCCAGGCGGTGCACGGAGCTCTCCGGGACGGCTACCGCGCCGTCGTCCTGGACGCGCACCTGCGGGAGCTCCGGCGGTACGCGCTGGCGGGCATCCCGAGCCGGGCCCGGGTGGCGCCCGGCGGGCGGGTCGTGGCGTGGACGGTCTTCGTCAGCGGCGACTCGTACGCCGGCGGCTCCTTCTCCACCCGCACGTCGATCCTGGACCTCCGGTCGGGAAGGCTGGACCGCAGTCTGGAGACGTACCGCTTCTTCCTGGACGGCAAGGAGCACCGGGCGGCCGACCTCAACGTCTGGGGCGTCACCTTCGCCGACGACGACCACTTCTACGCCACGGTCGCCACCGGCGGCCGGACCCACCTCGTCCGGGGCGACCGCGCCGCCGGCACCCTGCGCGCGCTGCACACCAACGTGGAGTGCCCGTCGCTCTCCCCCGACGGCACCCGCGTCGCCTACAAGAAGCGTGTCGCGGGTGCGTCGTCGGACGCACCCTGGCGGCTGTACGTACTCGATCTGCGCACCCTGCGGGAGACCGCGACGGCGGAGCGGCGGAACATCGACGATCAGGCCGTCTGGCGGGACGGGCACACCCTCGTGTACTCCCTGCCGGGCGACTACGGCTCCGACCTGTGGACGGTGCCGGCCGACGGGTCGGGACGGCCGCGGACGCTGATGGAGGCGGCCCTGGCTCCGGCGTTCACGCCGGTGCGGCGGGGGTGA
- a CDS encoding MFS transporter produces the protein MYLADSRTSPASPASAVPADRPGRPGRRYAAVPGTVLVLGTVSLITDVSSEMVTAVLPLYLVAGLGLSPLGFGLLDGVYNGVSALVRLLGGGLADRGAGPKAVAAAGYGLSALCKPLLLAVHTVPLIGAVLAADRTGKGLRTAPRDAMISLACQPAERGRAFGAHRAMDTAGALLGPVAAFLILRVAAGGYDAVFTVSGCVAALGVLVLLLFVPGRSGTPERASDHAARRAPRAPVRALLQRSAVRRLALCAALLGLTTVSDSFLYLTLQRRLDLSESWFPLLPLGTAASFLLLAVPVGILADRFGRRLCFLCGHLALLGAYVLLVTPLGDSSALAGVVLLLHGSFYAATDGVLAAATADAVPEAVRGSGLAVVQTGQAGARFVCSIAFGAAWTAWGDRTALGLAAVGLAVSALASAGLLRPGAPGDADGARGTVR, from the coding sequence GTGTACCTCGCGGACAGCCGTACGTCCCCGGCGAGCCCCGCGTCCGCCGTCCCGGCCGACCGCCCCGGCCGGCCGGGGCGGCGGTACGCGGCCGTTCCCGGCACGGTGCTCGTCCTGGGGACCGTCAGCCTGATCACCGACGTCTCCTCGGAGATGGTCACCGCCGTCCTGCCGCTCTACCTCGTGGCCGGTCTTGGGCTCTCCCCGCTCGGCTTCGGTCTCCTGGACGGCGTCTACAACGGGGTCAGCGCCCTCGTCCGGCTCCTCGGCGGCGGGCTCGCCGACCGCGGCGCGGGGCCCAAGGCCGTGGCCGCCGCCGGCTACGGCCTGTCGGCGCTCTGCAAGCCCCTGCTGCTCGCGGTCCACACCGTGCCGCTGATCGGCGCGGTCCTGGCCGCCGACCGCACGGGCAAGGGGCTGCGCACGGCGCCGCGCGACGCCATGATCTCGCTGGCCTGCCAACCGGCCGAGCGGGGGCGGGCGTTCGGGGCGCACCGGGCGATGGACACGGCCGGCGCGCTGCTCGGCCCGGTGGCGGCGTTCCTCATCCTCCGGGTCGCGGCCGGTGGTTACGACGCGGTGTTCACCGTGAGCGGGTGCGTGGCGGCGCTCGGGGTACTCGTCCTGCTCCTGTTCGTCCCCGGACGCTCCGGTACGCCGGAGCGGGCGTCCGACCATGCGGCGCGGAGGGCGCCACGCGCGCCGGTGCGCGCGCTGCTGCAACGGTCCGCGGTCCGCCGACTTGCCCTGTGCGCGGCGCTGTTGGGGCTGACAACGGTCAGCGACTCGTTCCTCTATCTGACGCTGCAACGCCGACTGGACCTGTCGGAGTCCTGGTTCCCGCTGCTGCCGCTGGGCACGGCGGCGTCCTTCCTGCTGCTGGCGGTGCCGGTCGGCATCCTGGCCGACCGGTTCGGCCGCCGGCTGTGCTTCCTGTGCGGTCATCTGGCACTGCTGGGGGCGTACGTGCTGCTGGTCACGCCGCTCGGGGACTCCTCCGCGCTCGCCGGAGTGGTGCTCCTGCTGCACGGCTCCTTCTACGCGGCCACGGACGGCGTCCTCGCCGCGGCGACGGCCGACGCCGTGCCCGAGGCGGTGCGCGGCAGCGGCCTGGCCGTGGTGCAGACCGGCCAGGCGGGGGCCCGGTTCGTCTGCTCGATCGCGTTCGGCGCGGCCTGGACCGCCTGGGGCGACCGTACGGCGCTGGGCCTGGCGGCCGTCGGGCTGGCCGTGTCGGCGCTGGCGAGCGCGGGCCTGCTGCGGCCCGGCGCGCCGGGCGACGCCGACGGGGCGAGGGGGACGGTCCGGTGA
- a CDS encoding alkaline phosphatase family protein, with the protein MPLAALPRRRHLGALAAALGLAAGSLGLWSANSSASTAAAVPTPDHVVVVVFENHAYDQVIGSSSAPYLNSLATGGASLTASYAETHPSQPNYYALFSGDTQGVTDDSCVDIGFSDAPNLATELADKGRTWASYNESLPAEGSTTCSSGRYRQKHNPWFGFGNVPTSTAHTFDAFPTDYTKLPTVSFVVPNMCSDMHDCSVSTGDTWLKKNLKGYADWAKTHNSLLLVTFDEDNRLSGNRIPTVLYGQPVKAGSTSATTYNHYDVLRTIEDMYGTAHAGNAASGQDITGVWNS; encoded by the coding sequence GTGCCCCTCGCCGCGCTCCCCCGCAGACGTCACCTCGGTGCCCTCGCCGCCGCCCTCGGGCTGGCCGCCGGGTCCCTCGGCCTCTGGTCGGCCAACTCCTCCGCGTCCACCGCGGCGGCGGTCCCGACGCCGGACCACGTCGTGGTCGTGGTGTTCGAGAACCACGCGTACGACCAGGTCATCGGCTCCTCCTCCGCCCCCTACCTCAACTCCCTGGCCACGGGCGGCGCCAGTCTCACCGCGTCCTACGCCGAGACCCACCCCAGCCAGCCCAACTACTACGCCCTCTTCTCCGGGGACACCCAGGGCGTCACCGACGACAGCTGCGTGGACATCGGCTTCAGCGACGCGCCCAACCTGGCCACCGAACTGGCCGACAAGGGCAGGACCTGGGCCAGCTACAACGAGTCCCTGCCCGCCGAGGGCTCCACCACCTGTTCGAGCGGCCGGTACCGGCAGAAGCACAACCCGTGGTTCGGCTTCGGCAACGTGCCCACCAGCACGGCGCACACCTTCGACGCCTTCCCGACGGACTACACCAAGCTGCCGACGGTGTCCTTCGTGGTCCCGAACATGTGCAGCGACATGCACGACTGCTCGGTGTCCACCGGTGACACCTGGCTGAAGAAGAACCTCAAGGGCTACGCGGACTGGGCGAAGACCCACAACAGCCTGCTGCTGGTCACCTTCGACGAGGACAACCGGCTGAGCGGCAACCGGATCCCGACCGTCCTCTACGGCCAGCCGGTCAAGGCCGGTTCCACGTCCGCGACCACGTACAACCACTACGACGTGCTGCGCACGATCGAGGACATGTACGGAACCGCGCACGCCGGGAACGCGGCGAGCGGCCAGGACATCACCGGCGTCTGGAACAGCTGA
- a CDS encoding alpha/beta fold hydrolase encodes MRETEFTAGGARIRWTEARGEGAPVVYVHGLGAASAVYHAHIAAHPALGGRRSLFVDLPGHGTSDRPADFGYTLEEHADALGAVLDAAGAGGAELVAHSMGGAVAVVLAHRRPGLVSRLVLAEANLDPDPPVTAGSSGIARYTEETFVRGGGFEETLDRVGGAWAATMRLADPTALHRSATWLVRGTRPTMRRMLMGLRIPRTYLQGELSGELAGREGLEAAGVVVRTVPGAGHVMMFDNPDAFAAAVAGAPEDGGEEGVRIADGARAGR; translated from the coding sequence ATGCGGGAGACGGAGTTCACCGCCGGCGGGGCGCGGATCCGGTGGACGGAGGCGCGGGGCGAGGGTGCGCCGGTGGTCTACGTCCACGGGCTCGGCGCCGCCTCCGCCGTGTACCACGCCCACATCGCCGCGCACCCGGCCCTCGGCGGCCGGCGCTCCCTCTTCGTCGACCTGCCCGGCCACGGGACGAGCGACCGGCCCGCCGACTTCGGCTACACCCTGGAGGAGCACGCCGACGCGCTCGGGGCCGTCCTCGACGCGGCGGGGGCCGGCGGTGCCGAACTCGTCGCGCACAGCATGGGCGGAGCGGTCGCCGTCGTCCTCGCGCACCGCCGGCCCGGCCTCGTCTCCCGACTCGTCCTCGCCGAGGCCAACCTCGACCCGGACCCGCCCGTGACCGCGGGGAGCAGTGGCATAGCGCGCTACACCGAGGAAACGTTTGTGCGGGGCGGCGGTTTCGAGGAGACGCTGGACCGGGTCGGGGGCGCGTGGGCGGCGACGATGCGTCTGGCCGACCCGACGGCGCTGCACCGCAGCGCCACCTGGCTGGTGCGCGGCACACGGCCGACGATGCGGAGGATGCTGATGGGTCTGCGGATCCCACGGACATATCTGCAGGGGGAGTTGAGTGGTGAACTCGCGGGGCGGGAGGGGCTGGAGGCGGCCGGTGTGGTGGTCCGGACCGTTCCGGGGGCCGGTCACGTGATGATGTTCGACAATCCGGACGCCTTCGCGGCGGCGGTCGCCGGGGCTCCGGAGGATGGAGGCGAGGAGGGCGTCCGGATTGCCGATGGCGCCCGCGCGGGCCGCTGA
- a CDS encoding roadblock/LC7 domain-containing protein — translation MGLGKGFEAILDDLTRRTEGIRHALVLSNDGLVTGASEGLTREDAEHLAAVASGLHSLAQGTGRQFRAGRVRQTMIEFDGGVLFVTAAGDENCLCVLGSAAADVGDIAYEMTVLAERVAARAAEPGVTSEGPGSQHGPGDPWQDPGERCDRPG, via the coding sequence ATGGGGCTCGGCAAGGGGTTCGAAGCGATACTCGACGACCTGACGCGGCGGACCGAGGGCATACGGCATGCCCTGGTGCTGTCCAACGACGGCCTGGTGACGGGCGCCAGCGAAGGGCTGACCAGGGAGGACGCCGAGCATCTGGCCGCCGTCGCCTCGGGGTTGCACAGCCTGGCCCAGGGCACCGGCCGGCAGTTCCGGGCGGGCCGGGTGCGGCAGACCATGATCGAGTTCGATGGCGGCGTCCTCTTCGTGACGGCCGCCGGGGACGAGAACTGCCTGTGTGTGCTGGGCAGTGCGGCGGCGGACGTCGGGGACATCGCCTACGAGATGACCGTGCTGGCCGAACGGGTGGCGGCGCGGGCCGCGGAGCCGGGTGTGACATCCGAGGGGCCGGGTTCGCAGCACGGTCCGGGCGACCCGTGGCAGGACCCGGGGGAGCGCTGCGACCGGCCAGGGTGA
- a CDS encoding DUF6397 family protein, whose amino-acid sequence MADRYGAGSATESGVPFGRAARELGLKIGELDLAVQMGQVRTVTSGPERTAGSTGPMGLMGPRRIRGEDIERHRSAEGFPDTLRARLRTVGMKEGAELAGVAPARFVRLARGGLLVPVRFWINRYGAVVWQYLASDVVEFAERRPDLLTGRLPADLRAASDDGTDRRGTRWRALRVEQLETQAGDPWQRAAAAAAVLAPAQLVPAVPDPAERAWIGALRPALTSARPSAPAGRAAVEGLVFADGSDEVAHYQARVAALTAVARGSGTPPGPEGAGAGGAEGGVVTAVGGGARPPVPSSGLPLSTEEADRDTIGAAAGDRPPTAGEPGAVAGQRATVSSAAGGAASDPPPPPSDPGDLSAERDALGVGAPAQPPAPGGLRAVRRALDRLLARGGRPGAVGRRERSAGWPRTVPGRRRHPVDAGTWRKLPSDRISGRP is encoded by the coding sequence ATGGCGGATCGGTACGGGGCCGGAAGCGCGACGGAGAGCGGCGTCCCCTTCGGGCGCGCGGCGCGGGAACTGGGCTTGAAGATCGGCGAGTTGGATCTTGCCGTGCAGATGGGCCAGGTGCGGACGGTCACGTCCGGGCCGGAGCGTACGGCGGGGTCGACGGGGCCGATGGGGCTGATGGGGCCGCGGCGGATCCGTGGGGAGGACATCGAGCGGCACCGGTCGGCCGAAGGGTTTCCCGACACCCTGCGGGCGCGGCTGCGGACGGTCGGCATGAAGGAGGGCGCCGAGCTGGCGGGCGTCGCGCCGGCCCGCTTCGTCCGGCTGGCCCGGGGCGGCCTCCTCGTCCCGGTGCGGTTCTGGATCAACCGCTATGGGGCGGTCGTCTGGCAGTACCTCGCGTCGGACGTCGTCGAGTTCGCCGAACGCAGGCCGGACCTGCTGACGGGCAGACTCCCGGCCGACCTCCGCGCGGCATCGGACGACGGCACGGACCGGCGGGGCACGCGCTGGCGCGCTCTGCGCGTGGAACAGCTGGAGACCCAGGCCGGGGACCCCTGGCAGCGGGCGGCGGCCGCCGCGGCCGTCCTCGCTCCGGCCCAACTGGTCCCCGCCGTCCCCGACCCGGCCGAACGCGCCTGGATCGGCGCCCTCCGCCCGGCGCTGACCTCCGCACGACCGTCGGCCCCCGCCGGACGCGCGGCGGTGGAGGGGCTGGTGTTCGCCGACGGGTCCGACGAGGTCGCGCACTACCAGGCGCGCGTGGCGGCGTTGACCGCCGTGGCCCGGGGAAGCGGGACGCCGCCCGGGCCGGAGGGTGCCGGGGCGGGAGGCGCCGAAGGCGGGGTGGTGACGGCAGTAGGTGGCGGGGCCCGTCCGCCGGTGCCGTCATCGGGCCTGCCCCTGAGCACGGAGGAGGCGGACAGGGACACCATCGGTGCCGCTGCGGGAGATCGGCCGCCGACGGCGGGCGAGCCGGGCGCGGTCGCAGGGCAACGGGCGACCGTGTCCTCGGCGGCCGGCGGCGCGGCCTCGGATCCACCCCCGCCCCCGAGCGATCCAGGTGACCTGTCGGCGGAACGCGACGCGCTGGGCGTCGGCGCCCCCGCTCAACCGCCCGCTCCCGGTGGCCTGCGCGCTGTACGGCGGGCTCTCGACCGGCTCCTCGCACGAGGCGGACGGCCGGGCGCGGTGGGCCGCCGGGAGCGTTCCGCCGGGTGGCCGCGCACCGTGCCGGGGCGCCGACGGCACCCCGTGGACGCGGGCACGTGGAGGAAGCTTCCGTCCGACCGGATCAGCGGACGACCTTGA
- a CDS encoding NADPH-dependent F420 reductase has protein sequence MEIAVLGTGGGARAHIARLAGLGHDVHVGTRDPEATLARTEPDMMGNPPFGTWLAVHPGVELHTFAEAAARAPDLVVNGIDGRNAVAALSAAEKQLAGKTLADYAVPYLYNPDVEHPWPTPWGTMPRLDPCDTDSLAERIQRALPRTKVVKAFVTQEQDTVVDPRAVNGGDHTMFVAGDHADAKAAVIDLLRAYGWTDILDLGPLVSARGMEMYAHMHSAIGFALGFGAPFGIKVVR, from the coding sequence GTGGAGATCGCTGTTCTGGGTACCGGTGGCGGTGCCCGGGCCCATATCGCCCGGCTCGCCGGGCTCGGGCACGACGTGCACGTCGGCACGCGCGACCCGGAGGCCACGCTCGCCCGCACGGAGCCCGACATGATGGGCAACCCGCCGTTCGGCACCTGGCTCGCCGTCCACCCGGGCGTCGAGCTGCACACCTTCGCGGAGGCCGCCGCGCGGGCACCCGATCTGGTCGTCAACGGCATCGACGGCCGCAACGCGGTCGCCGCCCTGTCCGCCGCCGAGAAGCAACTGGCGGGGAAGACGCTCGCCGACTACGCCGTCCCGTACCTCTACAACCCCGACGTCGAACACCCATGGCCCACGCCTTGGGGCACGATGCCGAGACTCGACCCGTGCGACACCGACAGCCTCGCCGAGCGGATCCAGCGCGCCCTGCCGCGGACGAAGGTCGTCAAGGCGTTCGTCACGCAGGAGCAGGACACCGTCGTCGACCCGCGGGCCGTCAACGGGGGTGACCACACCATGTTCGTCGCGGGGGACCACGCCGACGCGAAGGCGGCCGTCATCGACCTGCTGCGGGCCTATGGCTGGACCGACATCCTCGACCTGGGCCCGCTGGTCTCCGCCCGCGGCATGGAGATGTACGCCCATATGCATTCCGCCATCGGCTTCGCCCTCGGCTTCGGCGCCCCCTTCGGCATCAAGGTCGTCCGCTGA